The bacterium nucleotide sequence GGCTCGTCCGCAAGCAGCACGCGCGGCCGGCACGCCAGCGCGAGCGCGATCATGACGCGCTGGCACATCCCGCCCGAGAGCTGGTGCGGGTACGCGCGCATCACGGCGTCCGGCCGCGCCAGACCGACGCGTGCGAGCAGCGCCTCCCCCTCCGCCCGCGCCGCGCCCCGGGACAGGCGGCGGTGCAGCCGCAGCACGTGCACGAGCTGCGAGGCCACCGGAAACACGGGGTTGAGCGACGCGCGGGGCTGCTGGAAGATCATCGCGATCCCCTCGCCCCGGACGCGCGCCATCTCCCGCTCGCGCAGGAAGCGGAGGTCGCGCCCCTCCAAGCGCACGTCCCCCTCCTGAATTTCCGCCGGTGGGCGCAGCAGACGCATGATCGCGAGCGCGGTGAGGGTCTTGCCGCACCCGCTCTCGCCGACGAGCCCGGTGACCGTGCCCGGCGCTAACGAGAACGTCACGCCGTGCAGCGCGGGCACGACCCCGCGCCGCGTATGGAACGCCACCCGGAGGCCGCGCACGTCCAGCATCGCTACCGCCGCTGCGGGTCCAGGAG carries:
- a CDS encoding ABC transporter ATP-binding protein gives rise to the protein MLDVRGLRVAFHTRRGVVPALHGVTFSLAPGTVTGLVGESGCGKTLTALAIMRLLRPPAEIQEGDVRLEGRDLRFLREREMARVRGEGIAMIFQQPRASLNPVFPVASQLVHVLRLHRRLSRGAARAEGEALLARVGLARPDAVMRAYPHQLSGGMCQRVMIALALACRPRVLLADEPTTALDVTVQLQIVELLRGLQRELGLTVLLITHDLGLVAEMCDHVHVMYAGRIVESATAAALFRRPAHPYTRGLMAARVGTGGRALPTGIPGRVPALAETPSGCPFHPRCPLAGPGCAEQDPGSEAVEAGHAVRCHYWRSGVA